Part of the Tetragenococcus koreensis genome, GTCGCCATTTCAGTCTGCAATTTTTCTTTTCGCTGTTCATAGTCCGTGATTTTTTCTTGTATATTTGTTATTTTTTCTTCTAACTGACTTTTTTGGACTGCGAGTTCTTGACTACTTTGATAGTCTAGCTGTTCTTCTAAGGTAGATTTTTCAGCTAGTATTTTGGTGTTTTCTGCCTGGTCTTTTAAATATTGTTCCTGCAATTGAGACAAGGTTGTGGCTAATTCTTCATTTTCTTCTTTTAAGGCTGCTTGCTTTTTTTCAGCTTCTGCAATTGCTATTTTGCGCTTTTCTAACTCATCTTGTTGCTGTTGCAGGTGTATCTGTGGCTCGATTTCGGCAACAGAGATAGCTAAAGCAGCTTCGCATTCTATAGTTAACTCCTGCAAAGTTACTTGTGCTTTTTCAACTATAGCGGTGAGCTTTTCTTGTTCTTTTTTACTAGCTTCAAGTCTCGCTGTCATTTTTTGGTTTTGTTCTAAAGCTTGAGTATATTCTTCTTCACTTTGAGCCAGCACTTCTTCACTTTGCGTAATTTCTTCCAAAGTATACGTTTGCTTTTCTGAGTGAACATTGCTATGGTGTAGCGAACCACAAACAGGACACGGCTCCCCTTCTTTTAATAGCAACTGTAAACGAGTAATTTGCATCTTGGCATTATCGCTACGCGCAGTTGTGAGGTTCTCTTTGCTGGACTCCACTGCTTGCTGAGAACTTTTTAATTGCTGTTGCAGTTTAGCTGTTTCTGCTTGCGCTTGTTGATAAGCCGCCGCTTGCTTTTTTTGTTCTGCTTGAGCTTCTGTAAAACGCCGTACGAGTTCACTAGCACGATACAGCTGAATTTCTTCCTCTTGCACGGACGTTTTCTGCTGTATTTGTTGGCTCAACGTTTCTCCTGTTGCTTGATTTTTTTCTAATTGTTCGTTAAGTTCATCGATCTTATTTTGTTGTTGTGTCATATTTGAACGAAGTTGCTTTTTTTGCTTCATCAAATCATTAATTTTTTGGACAACGGGCAACTGTTCATTAATCCGTTGTAAAGCGTATTGGTGATCTTTTTGCTGTGTTTTCCATTGTTCATACGCCTTTTCTTGAGCAATTAACTTTTCCTGATTTTTTTTATTTTCAGCCTGTAAGGTTGCTATTTCTTCTAACGAATGTCCCAGCTCTTGAGCTTCTTTACGGTAGTCATCTTGTTGTGCGAGCAGATTCTTTTGCTCATTCACCCAAGAAAGTTGCGCAAAATATTGCTTTTTGTGAGCAATCTCTGGTTCCTTTTCTTTTAATTTTTCTTGTGTTTGAATTAATTTATCATATTCATTTAGTGCATTAATAACTTCTTTTCCTTCATAAAAAGTTTCTTCTGCCTTTTTCTTAACCTTTTTTTGACGATAAACGGTTTCTTCTTCAGTGGCAATTGTACTTTTTAACTGACCTAGCTCATTTTGCCATTGTGCCAGCGTTTCTTGATAAGAAGCCGGCGTTTCTAAGGAGCTTTGAAATTGGTCTTGCAAATTTTCTAACTGGTCAATTTGTTTCGTCAGTTCATTTCCGATTGACTTTTGTTGCGTGTGAAGCCACTCGTTTAGCCGTTGGTAAATTTGTGTTCCAAATAAGTTACGCAAAAGCTTTTCTTTATCGTTACTAGAAGCAACCAAAAAATTACGGAATTCTCCTTGCGGTAACAAAACAATTTGAAAAAACTGTTTCGCATTTACATTCAATAATTCTGTTATAAATTGGTCCACTTCGCTTTTTTTCCCATATTGAGCAAGTAAAGTTCCTGAAGCAGCAAAAATGGATAGATGCACTTTGGTGGTCTGGTTGGTAAAACCATTCCCTCTTTTTTTTACTACCATTTGTTCAGGAGAACGTACAATCTCATAGAGCATTCCCTGATGTTCAAAACTAAAACGCACTTCGGTCAACTCTTGAGCGGGTGCAAAGGTAGAACGCATCTCTTTTCCCGTACGTAAACGACCTGAAGTCTCACCAAACAAGGCAAAAGTCATACCATCAAAAATTGTAGTCTTTCCTGCGCCTGTTTTACCAGAAATCAAAAATAAACCACTCGCTTGAAAATCGCTAAAATCAACCGTTTCATTAAGGAATGGTCCGAAATTTTTCAAGGTCAATTTTCTAGGTTGCATCCTCTTCCCTCTTTTCTGTATCAACCGCTTGCTGCAGCCCTTCGTCCAGCCATAAACGTTGCTTTTCAGTTAACGCTTCTCCTGTGATTTCTTCAAAAAAAGAAGTTAGCATGTGATACGGTGTATTCTTACGCTGTTGTACTTTTTTTAGTTGGTTTGTTTCATTGCGCCCATTTACTCGTTCAACGCCTAGTATATTCGGATAGATAGCACGCAATTGATTCATCATATTAGTGATAACGCTGCGATCGGTCAATTGAAAATACCAAAAACAAGTACGATCCATCTGTTGATAAAAAGCTGGGTCAACTAACGACTCAAAAGAAGCTTGCAACGTGCGAACATCTCGCTTAGGCTGCAGCTCATGAAATTCCGGCACCACACTTTGACTGTCAATGATCCACACACCTTTTTGATCGTCTTTTTCAGACAGTGAAAATTTTAACGGTGAACCACTATAGCGGGCATTTGCGGTATTTAGCGCATTTTTTGAATGCAAGTGACCTAAAGCTACATAATCAAAATCTCGAACTAATTCATAAGGGATGCTATCTAAACCGCCGACTTCAATTGTTGTCTCAGAATCACATCGACTACTCCCTGCCACAAAAAAATGGGTCACAAGCACTTGCTTTTTACCGGAATTAAAGGATTCTTGCATTTTTTCAATAATTTTTTCCATCGCATCTTGTAAGGTCAAGTGTTCTTCTGCAAAATAAATACGCGCAGCAATGGGTTCAAAATATGGAAGCAAGAAGAATTGAGTATCGCCTATTTCAATGGGAGTAAAGGATTGCTTCAACTCCGTATACAAATGAAAATTTGTTTGTTCATACCACGGCATCCCAGTACTTAAACGAACCGCCGAATCATGATTGCCAGAAATGGCTAAAATTGGAAACTTTTTTTCCAAATTAATCTTAATAAATGCTTGATTGAGCAACTCACATGCCTCTACACTGGGCACACTACGGTCGTATAGATCTCCAGCAATGACTATTGCATCAACTTTCTGCTCAAGTGCAATAGCTAAAATCTGATCAATGATTTCTTTTTGATCAGACAACAAATCATAACCGTGAAGTTTCTTTCCGATATGCCAATCACCTGTATGTAAAAAACGCACAGCTTTCACTCCTAAAAATGTCTGTCCCATTATTATACCACTTTTTTCGTTCATCTAAAGACAAAAAAGTACAGCACCTATCTTGCAGCGCTGCACTTATTGCTATTTTGCTTCATAATGAAAATTAGGATCAATGGCTTTATCTAATTGATCAAAAGATGCTTGTAACCGTTGTTCAACCACTTGCATCCCTGCTTCATCCGTTTTTTTGATATCGCTAAGATCAATGGCTTCGCCAAAGCGGACTGTAACACGTTTTCTCTTAAATAAATCCTTCAACGTCAACGGGCCTTGATAGACACAAGGGACAATCCGTACTTTCGCCATACGACTGATGACTACTGTACCTCCTTTTAACTGTGATGAATGTCGGGTACCACTGGGAAACATCAGTAAACTT contains:
- a CDS encoding AAA family ATPase: MQPRKLTLKNFGPFLNETVDFSDFQASGLFLISGKTGAGKTTIFDGMTFALFGETSGRLRTGKEMRSTFAPAQELTEVRFSFEHQGMLYEIVRSPEQMVVKKRGNGFTNQTTKVHLSIFAASGTLLAQYGKKSEVDQFITELLNVNAKQFFQIVLLPQGEFRNFLVASSNDKEKLLRNLFGTQIYQRLNEWLHTQQKSIGNELTKQIDQLENLQDQFQSSLETPASYQETLAQWQNELGQLKSTIATEEETVYRQKKVKKKAEETFYEGKEVINALNEYDKLIQTQEKLKEKEPEIAHKKQYFAQLSWVNEQKNLLAQQDDYRKEAQELGHSLEEIATLQAENKKNQEKLIAQEKAYEQWKTQQKDHQYALQRINEQLPVVQKINDLMKQKKQLRSNMTQQQNKIDELNEQLEKNQATGETLSQQIQQKTSVQEEEIQLYRASELVRRFTEAQAEQKKQAAAYQQAQAETAKLQQQLKSSQQAVESSKENLTTARSDNAKMQITRLQLLLKEGEPCPVCGSLHHSNVHSEKQTYTLEEITQSEEVLAQSEEEYTQALEQNQKMTARLEASKKEQEKLTAIVEKAQVTLQELTIECEAALAISVAEIEPQIHLQQQQDELEKRKIAIAEAEKKQAALKEENEELATTLSQLQEQYLKDQAENTKILAEKSTLEEQLDYQSSQELAVQKSQLEEKITNIQEKITDYEQRKEKLQTEMATLNERKLQHQQQSQRLQEKMNDLNQKLSQASKDSSFTLSENEMRQMLAELNQLNPLREEIEQDKNEREYTQKRLRELENYQQMKRPDLKHLEQKTQEAEEKLEASQTSLIQKQEALRANQKIMTDFQQLYEANQTKMEEMSQIKQLAETMNGDNLERLGIERYVLQSFFAEILETANIRLNKLTQGRYQFLLADEKGSYKKSTGLEINIYDDHAGTSRRAHTLSGGESFIAALALALSLGDVIQNHAGGVVIETLFIDEGFGSLDEEALEMAIEALEMVEDEGRMIGIISHVRELKSRITQQMVIKTNGTGQSHIVTSLTA
- a CDS encoding exonuclease SbcCD subunit D: MRFLHTGDWHIGKKLHGYDLLSDQKEIIDQILAIALEQKVDAIVIAGDLYDRSVPSVEACELLNQAFIKINLEKKFPILAISGNHDSAVRLSTGMPWYEQTNFHLYTELKQSFTPIEIGDTQFFLLPYFEPIAARIYFAEEHLTLQDAMEKIIEKMQESFNSGKKQVLVTHFFVAGSSRCDSETTIEVGGLDSIPYELVRDFDYVALGHLHSKNALNTANARYSGSPLKFSLSEKDDQKGVWIIDSQSVVPEFHELQPKRDVRTLQASFESLVDPAFYQQMDRTCFWYFQLTDRSVITNMMNQLRAIYPNILGVERVNGRNETNQLKKVQQRKNTPYHMLTSFFEEITGEALTEKQRLWLDEGLQQAVDTEKREEDAT